The Nomascus leucogenys isolate Asia chromosome 4, Asia_NLE_v1, whole genome shotgun sequence genome includes the window TTACTTAAACTATAGAGGATAGTTTACATACCCTATTTTTTACAAGTAAACATTTAAATTGCCAAAATAATTATCATGTTGAAATGTAGTTTTGATGATGGAAGAGGGAAAAGGCACTAAACCTTGCAGCAAGTAAGGTGTGAATAAATAACAGGATTGTCTATAGACTACATTATTTCCTTGTGTTCTTCAGCAGGTCTGTCTCTATTAGTCTATAGCTTCAACAGTCACAGAACTTTGTTATCAGCTGGAAGTGGTAACGTGAATGTGAAATGTGCATCACAGCTGGCTTCTAGAGACAGCTCTAACTCTCTCTGCACACGTCCTCTTACACTGCCAGAtctatgtaaatggaatcatccTGTCTACATTTGAAGTTTAGTAATTCAGCAGTTTTCCTCAGCAGTGAATAATCAGAAAGTCTGGGAATTTATCTCTACTTGTCCCATTGTTTTCTGTAATTGGTTTGTTCTTAACTGTCAGATCTAGGGACTTCGAGAAACGAtgtgttttgtattcttttgaattttctctttctttctttcattttcttttctttttttttttttttttagatctggTCTGTTTTTGTTATCTCTACCCCAAGAAGCCTCCTGAGTCACCCCAGGGACCAACTGGAGGTTACACTTCCAGTATTTCCACACAGAAAGAATCTTTTtgaagaagattttttaaaataccagccTCACTTAACTATCCCATTAATCTTCTTGTTGCTTGTGGATACTCATTTGTTAACTacaatttctctgttttctgattTTAGCCTTCTTTTCATTTCCTGAGCTCTCCGAAATGGTgggtccagttaattttttttactgtaatgCTCCTTTTTTCTCATCAAGCTACATTCCATCACAGGTAAAATTACTACTCACAtaattaaatcattattttataatacacaATTTTATTGTGTGCCCCCAAAAGGCCTTCCTGAAATATAGGTATTCTATCATTTTCTTCCTGGACTATGTCTACAAATCTTTTCAAGTTGACAAATATCTGCATGAtatgttttgtttctgtgttcacAGTGAATCATTGAAGAACactaataatagctattatttattgagccCTAACCAGGTGCCAGCCAGTGTTCTTGGCACTTTGCTTTGTTGTAATAAAACAAGAACTCTAAGAGGTAAGGACTATTGTTATCTCCattctaaaaatcataaaactgaggcacagagagttttaGTAAGTGCCCCAAAGTCACATGGTAAGCGGTAGTGGTGAAGCTGGGATTGCAGCAGAGGCAGTGTGGCTCCAGGGTCCACATTATTAACCACAGTGCTGCACCCTCTCTCCAAATAAGTCTTGGTTCTTAAATAAGGACGCACTGAGTAGAAAGTTTATAGTCATTATTTGCTCACTGTATGTATGAAATCCCATGTACCACAGGATAACATTTTTCAAGTAGGCATAATATGCTTGGTAAttacttaattataaaaatatgaaaaataaaaaattgtcagCAGAATAGTATAAGGTAGGGCTGCACTAATAAGTagagaattatatatattatatatatataatacttaatAAGTATAAGGTACGGCTGCACTATCATAGGTAGTTTGACTGGAGAGGATTTTGAGTTTATCTAGTTCAATCCCGTTGTCTTTTCCAGTGAGCAAATTGAGACAGATGTGTGAGGgtaattatatttagaaaatgactcaagccctttgggaggcggaggcaggtggatcatgaggtcaggagatcgagaccattctggccaacatggtggaaaccccatctctactaaagatacaaaaattagctgggtatggtggctgacaactgtagtcccagctactcaggaggctaaggcaggagaataacttgaacccaggaggttcaggttgcagtgagccaagatagtgccactgccctccagcctgggtgagagagtgagactccatgttaaaaaaataaacaaaaaataaaaaataaaaataaaatgactcaaaCCAATGCCTTCTTACAATGAGCTTGGAATTTCtccttcagtattttttttttttaatctggatgCTGAGGTTGTATTTTTGAACACTCTTAGTACCTGAACAGCATTATAAATAAAACCATCTTTCACCATTCTTTACCTCTCTTTTCACTGTATATTTTCTCCTCTCTCAATATCTAGCTCACCCCATGAGTTCtgccaaaaaagcaaaaaaaataccCCACTAGTTGCTGATGTAGTAGCTGGTGACAGGGATGACTTAGTTTAGTTCAGTTTAAAAATATGCTGAAAATTAGAATAGTAAATGTGTTAGGAATTGTGGTATAGGCAAGGATGTAATGGAGAGAATTACAGCTCCCTAGAAATTGAACAGTCAGAGATTTTGTGGTTATTTATACTGGTGAAAGTCCAGTGTCTTGAAGTTTAATGAGAGATAAACTGATTATTCTTTGAGACACAGAGGTCTGAATGTTTAACATTGGAATGTCATAGTACTGTGTGAGATATTTCAGAAGAGGTTAATTTTGTTGCTACACAGGTTATATTGTAAAGATATTACAACTACTACAAATGTGAAGGACTGAGTCTATgttaatttagttatttaaagTTTATAACTTATAACAAGTTTATAAGAGTAAGTTTCTTGAGAGCAGGAAACCATTCCCTGTCCATCAAAGCTGATTGGTGTGCAAAaaagtaacatattttaaataagaagttATTAAAGTATGAATGATAGTTTCACCTTTAACTACTTTTCTGTTCAGAACACCCACTAAGACTTAGAGATAGATCATTTATCTGTTGGCTGAAAACAAAGTCTTCTGAAGAATATAGAATTTTCAAGGGAAGATCTGTTGGACTGTTTGGATGAGGAACTCAATAGAGacttagtaaatgtttattgaatataaaTGACTATTGAAGATATAATGATGTAGATGTGCTCTGTGACATAATGGATATATTCATATTCCTGTTCACTATTTCATTACAGGTCCTGTTCTCCTAAGCTCTCAATTCTGATATAAGCTTGAAAGAAGAGTAAATGAGACCGAGTAACAATGTTACAGAATTTGTCCTCCTAGGCCTCACTCAGGATCCTGATGTACAAAAAGCATTATTTGTCATGGTTTTACTCATACACATTGTGACAATGGTGGGAAACCTCCTCATTGGGGTGACTACTATTGGCAGCCCCTCCTTGGGCTCCCCAATATACTTCTTCCTTGCCTACTTGTCACTTACAGATGCCATAAATTCCACTGCCATGTCACCCAAATTGATGACAGACTTACTCTGTGATAAAATCACTATTTCCTTGTCAGCTTGCATGGGTCAGCTCTTCATAGAACATTTACTTGGTGGTGCAGAGGTCTTCCTTCTGGTGGTGATGGCCTATGATAGCTATGTGGCCATCTCTAAGCCACTGCACTATTTGAACATCGGGAATCGACAGGTTTGCATCCTTCTGTTGGTGGTGGCCATGGTTGGAGGTTTTGTGCATTCTGTGGTTCAAATTGTCTTTGTGTACAATCTACCATTCTGTGGCCCCAATGTCATTGACCACTTTGTCTGTGACATGTACCCATTATTAGAACTGGCATGCACTGACACCTACTTTATAGGTCTCACTGTGGTTGCCAATGGTGGAACAATTTGTACGGTCATCTTTACCTTTCTGCTAATCTCCTATGGAATCACCCTAAACTCCCTTGAAACTTATAGTCAGGAAGGGAGGCGTAAAGCCCTGTCTACCTGCATCTCCCACATCATCGTGGTTGTCCTCTTTTTTGTTCcctgtatttttatgtatgttagACCTGTTTCCAACTTTCCCTTTGATAAATTCACAACTGTGTTTTATACAATTATCACACCCATGTTGAATCGTTTAATATATACATTGAGAAATTCAGAGAtgaaaaatgctattaaaaaacTCTGGCGTAAAAATGTAAGTATAGTTAGAATAAGATTATCTCCCACACTGAACATGTTTGTTACTAGTTCTAAGGCAACAAATAGGCAGTAAATTCTATCTGGATAATGCAGTCAATTCAACAGATTCTGTAGAGATGCTTCTCTCTATCTACATAAAGCCATCAGAAAAGTAGAATAAATTATCCACTGAGACTAGAATCAATCTAATAGAGAAATTCTGGAGAATGAATAAGTCACAGGTATTTGTCTTggtataagtaaaaataaaaccaagctcaccttgtaactttatttttctcagtttataTTGAAATAGGAATTAGAAAAAAGTGacatattcttttcaaaagagaaaacacaagccACCTCTGTAGATGTACTTTTACTCAAATTCATGAGAAAGCAATTTGGTTAATACTTAGAACAAATTTCTTGGGCCAAAAGGGTGGTTTTTAAATCTTATTGTTTATTATTCTATTGGAAAAGCAGCTTTCtgtatcattatttttgttttgagattacTTCCATTCCTCAGGTCATGTCTATGCATTTCTAGTTCAGGGTATTTGGATGACAGATGATATTGTCTTTAATTACactattggctgggtgcggtggctcacgcctgtatcccagcactttgagtggctgaagcaggtggatcacgaggtcaggatttcaagaccagcctggccaagatggtaaaaccctgtctctactaaaaatacaaaaattagctgagcatggtggtgggtgcctgtaatcccagctacttgggaggctgaggtaaagaattgcttgaacccgggaggtggaggttgcagtgagccaagattgtaaaGATACTACTTAAACATGATTTGTTGTGGTATAAGCAAAAGTTTGGTTTTCaatttcatgttaaaaaacaagtttttctcAGTTTGCAGACACCTAAGGACAtcagaaaacaagaagaagatTGAATTGCTTTCCTTGCGATATAGAACATTGTCTATGCTttgtaaaagttaattttttgaaataaattttattacgTATGTTGAAAATATAGAAGatgatgttatgggatacatgtaGATAATAAAAAGGTTACTATTGTGAAGCAAATTAATATATGCATCAACTAAAATACTCACTTTTTGTGGAAAAGCAGATAACATCTACTCATTTAGCATGAATACCAACAGAGTACAATTTTATTACCTATAGTCCTCACATTGTACATTAGCCAGAGGATATAAAGTAACAGAAGCAGAAATGAaggatgaacaagtctagagatATAATGTACAAGAAtttacttttctaaataaaaaatattttataacgtttattactttaaaattttataatttgtatgcATATCAAATTGTATGTGAAATTCAGAATATTGTCAATGTAATTGAAACTACCTGTGTGTAGCACCCTGATGCCATTCCTCTGCTTCTCCCCAGAGATAAACTCATGCTAAACATTTTGTTAATCATAGTTAAAATAGGTTAACTACATATGTACTTTTCCATAAAAGGTATTGTTTAGATTTTCATAATCCTTTCCTTTATTAAaattggagaatcacttgaacccgagaggcagaggttgcagtgagccgggatcacgccactgcaccccagcctgggtgacagagcaagactccgtttcaaaaaacaaacaaacaaacaaaaaaaggtataCATTagggaatggctaaattgagctattgaacatatgcattaccttatCTAGTTAGCATTTTTTGTGAAgaaaacacttaagatctactctcttagcaatttccaagaatacaatacattgttactaactatagtcaccatgttgtacaataaatctcttgaatttattccacCTATACaattgaaattttgtattctttgaccaaaATCTCCTCAAACTCCCTGGTAACCATTATTCCACGTCCTACCattatgagttcaacttttttggATTCCATGTATAGGTGAGAGtgtgtggtatttgtctttctacgTCTGGGTTATTTCGCTTAacacaatgtcctccaggttcatccacattgtcacaaatgacaggatttccttccttttaaaggctaaAGAGTATTCATtgagtatatatacaccacattttctttatccatttatgcactgatggacacttaagttgattctgtatcttggctattgtgaataatgctgcagtgaatgtagttgtgcagatatctcttttatatactgattttttttccttttttttttttgagacttatacttttgttgcccaggctgtagtgcaatggcatgatctcagatcactgcaacctatgcctcctgggttcaagcaattatcctgctatagcctccaaagtagctgggattacaggcatgcaccagtacgccgaggtaattttttttttctatttttattaaaggtggggttttgccaagttgccagGTTcatcttgaacacctgacctcaagtgatccacctgccatgccctcccaaagtgctgggattacaggtgtgagccactgtacctgacatactaattttctttctaagaaatatatacctagtaatgggattgctgggtcataatatagttttaatttttgagaactcttcatactgttttccataatagctgtactaatttgcattactagcaacagtgtgcaagggttccctgTTCTCCACATCGTCACCAACACTtactgtcttttgtctttttgataataatgtAACAGGTGTGAGATAAtatttaattgtggttttaatttgcattcctctgatgattaatgattttgaggtttttaaatatacatattggtcatttttatgtcttatttagAGAAATGCTTACTCAGAttttatatggtttggctatgtccctattcaagtctcatcttgaattcccacatgttgtgggacgGACCTGGTGGaagttaattgaatcatgggggcaagtctttctcctgctgttctcaggatagtgaataagtctcatgagatctgatggttttataaagaggaatttccctgcacaagctctcagAAGCCTTGTCTGCTGCCGTTTATGTAAGACAtaacttgttcctccttgccttccaccatgattgtgaggcttccacagctatatggaactgtaagtccattaaacctctttgttttgtaaattacccagtcttgggtatatctttatctgCAGTGTAAAAACAGGCTAAtagagtaaattggtaccaggagcgGGGCCCTGATGAATAGATACCCACagatgtggaagtgactttggaactgggtaactggcagaggttggaacagtttggagggctcagaagaagacagaaaaacatgGGAAAGATTGAAACTCCCTAGAGAATTGTCGAATGGCTtagaccaaaatgctgataatggtATAGACAGTGAAATCCAGGCtgtggtggtctcagatggagataaggaatttgttgggaactggagcaaagatgactcttgctatgttttagcaaagacactggtggcattttgcccctgccctagagatttgctgaactttgaacttgggagaAATGATGTACGGTATCTGGCAGAggaaatttttaagcagcaaagcattcatgggttgacttggatgctgttaaaggcattagttttataagggaaacagagcataaatgtttggaaaattttcagacttacaatgtgacagaaaagaaaatcccattttctgaggagaaatttaagccagctgctgaaatttgcataagtaataagaagctgaatgttaatcaccaagccAACGGGGAAAATGTCTCCTGGACAtctcagagacctttgcagcagccacTCCTAATACAGTCCTGGAggcctagaaataaaaaaaaaaaaacaaaaaaaaaaaaaacggtttcatgggcctggcccaggcttcttctgctgtgtgcagtctagggacttggtgccctgtgtctcagctgctccagccgtgactaaaaggggccaaggtacagctcgggcCGTgttttcagagggtgcaagccccaagactTGGCAGCTTCCCCATGGttttgagcctgcaggtgcacagaagtcaagaaatggggtttgggaacctctgcctagatttcagagaatgtatggaaatacctaaatgtccaggcagaagtttgctgcagggcaGGGCGGTTCATGGAGTACCTCTTACAGCAGGGTAGAAGGAAAATATGCGGTTGGAGCCTTGACTCAGAGTCCCCACTTGGGGGAGCTGTGGAAcagtgagaagagggccactgtcctccagaccccagaatggtagatccactgacagcttgcaccatgtgtcTGGAAAacctgcagacactcaacaccagctaGTAAagacagccaggagggaggctgtagcctgcaaagccacaggggcggagctgcccaagaccatgggaacccacctcttgcatcagcatgacgtAGATGTGAAACAAGgattcaaaggagatcattttggagcctTAAGATTTCACTGCTCTtatggattttggacttgcatggggcttgctgcccctttgttttggccaatttcttccatttggaatggatgTATTTACCCAAGGCCTGTACCCCCAATGTATCTcagaagtaactaatttgcttttgatttcacaggctcatggGTGGAAGGGTCTTGCTTTCTCTCTGATGAAATTTGGATTGTGAAGTTTGAGTTGatgatgaaatgagttaagactttggaagacttttgggaaggcatgattggttttgaaatgtgaggacatgagatttgggatggGCTttgggtggaatgatatggtttagatgtgtccccattcaaatctcatcttgaattaccaTGTGttatgggaaggacccagtgggaggtaattgaatcatggtggcaagTCTCTCCTgtggtgttctcatgatagtgaataagtctcatgagatctgatggtcttatacataggagttcccctgcacaagctctctctctttgcctgctgccattcatataagacatgacttgctcctccctgccttccaccatgatcatgatgcctccacagccatgtggaactgtaagttcattaaacccttttcttttttaaattgcccagtctcaggtatgtctttatcagcagcatgacaACAAATACaagatcctttgcctattttttatttgtgttatttttctttctactgatttgtttgagttccttatatattttggatattaagctTTTATcggatgtatggtttgcaaatatttttcttctattctgtaggttgtcttttcacaaTGTTAATTGTTCCCTTTCTTTACAGAAGGTTTTCAGTTcaatgtaatcccatttatctattcattgcttttggttgcctgtgcttttaggttcatatccaaaaaatcattatCCAGAGCAGTGTCATGGAGATTtccccctgttttcttctaatagttttatagtttccagtcttacatttaagtctttactgtctttattccattttgagttgacttttgtacaCGATatgagataagggtctaatttcattcttctgcatgtggctaacAAGGAGTCCCAATGCCAGTTATTAAAGGCActgtcttttttctattttgtgttcTTAGCACCTTTATCAAAAACCAATTGACTATATGgctgatttatttctgggctctctgcttTGTTCCGCTGGTCTATGGAAACTTGCTGTTTCGATTACTATACCTTTATAGCATATTTTGAGAATAGAAACTTCTTAATGTAGTAAAGTTTCTCAGTCTTTATATGTATAGTTAGCACTTCTATATCTTATGTAAGAAGTTCTTCTCTGTCATATGGCCAGgaaaataccattttatattgttttctaaaGATTGTAAAATtgtgcaatttttaattttcaattttaattgacagaatattaatttttgtgtacaCTGTGAAGTACATGTTCAGTTTTATTATTCTCTTAATGTAGATACTTGGCTGTCTAAGCATCATTTATTAGTCAATCCTTTCACATAAGTTTTCATCTATGTCTGAGTCTAATTCTAGCTTATCCTGGTCAACTAATTCATATAATTCTTACCTTGTTTATTGCTATAACTGTATAATAACTGTTTGAGTCTGAGAGGGCATCTCAtaacatttgtcttttttaaaaaagtaagtgaTTTAACTTTCTTGGTCCTTTGTTTCTCCATATACATCTGGTTCATGTTATATACAGCTTGTCATGTTAAAAAAATAGCTGTTGGGATTTTTCTTGAAATTGCATTGATGCTATCAATAAATTTGGGAAGGAATGACATCTTTGTAATATTGAACCTTTCTACTCATAAATATAAGCTTGCATTCAGATCAGTCTTTTTTAATGgtcttaaattttgaaaaattttatataaagttcTTTCATATCTTTCAACAAATTTCTCCTAGATATTTTTGTTGCTTCTTGCAACAGCCTTACTGAACATAGATTTTACTAATATTTGTGAGCTGCATTATGTAAGCAAACTGGTATCACTTTAAATTAACAATTTACATTCATTTTGTTAATAGATGCTTTACCATTGATACtccttttataaatttaattttcatatacttTAATTTCATTGGCATGTTCAAAAtctttttattgagaaaaatttggaaatccaacaaaattttttttctagtttttatagtGTCaaagtgttatatttttatattaatgataTTTGTCAATCTGATTTTATTAGAGATTTTGTAATTCAAGATTACTTaacaattcataaatattttcttctagttcacttaatgttttaatatttaaaacttggAGTGTACATATATTTAGGTGTGTAAGgagattttagagaaaaagatagtgtgtttttgtatgtgtacatgtgtataaagatttaaaactatttttcaaatggTTTTCTCTTGCCCTAAAACCAATTTGTaaaacacatatattaaaaagtcCAAACTTCTTCTCTAATCTAGTATGACCTGTTTGTTATACTTAAAgtctaaatatttatatatctatgtcTAAAGTATCTCTTTTGATTAACTGATTATTCCTAAGCCAGTACCCCACTATTTTAGTTCAtgtaaatagatttttatatcTGGTAGTAGGCCTATCACTGAATACTCTTATTAAGcaaaatttaacattaatatttgaataattttacaaGATTGCAGAAACCTATGAAGCTTTTGActgacaatatataaatatataattaatttgaaaaataattgacaTCTGAATGCATTGAATCATTCTATCTGGCAACATGAAAAGTGTCTCTATTCATTTAGGTTGTTGAGATACcttgctaattctttttttgtatttatcatattagtatttcacattttttgtctctgattatattttgtaatttgggTTACATAAATGAAAGGTATCCTTTCCACATCATACTTTCTAGATGATTATTATGTCTTACATTCAAGAAAGTTTAATCTTGAATTCAGGCACTGTACTGAACTCTTATTTAATGTAATAGATTTTTAGTTAACACTTTTGGATTTGCTAAATAAAACATATCATCTCAAGAATTTTTCTAATACTTTATATCATATTTCTCATTATATTAGTGTGTGTTAATTGAgataaaaatgagataatgattGGAAAGAGGAAAACTTGATGATTTTTAGCTTCAATGGGATGCCTGtggtatttcctttaaaaaatgtgctcATTAAAAATTGTCACCCCCACCTATATTTCAGTATCCTGACGGGAACAGACACCACTCTTCAGAGGAACAACTGAAGGCTATTTATGAAGAGTTTTCAGagttaataactttttttaaaaaatggtgaaataCCCAGGACTAGCAACAGTGGGAAGTCATGATCATCACTGGCTCTGAAAGGGCAAGAGGGGAGATTTGTTCCAGAACTTGGTGATAGCTATAGCAGAGGAGGAGAGATCACTGGCAAGGAGATATGACTTGGTTAAAGAGACTGGAAATTTCCAAACCATGCCCCACAAGGAAAAGTGCTTTGTATGAGTTAGCTTCCTAGAGCTGAAAACTCAGTGGAAACATTAGAATTGGATCTgtagaagaaaatgtagtatattcatAGCAGGTCATCCTTTTTTGCTCCTACCATCCACTTTTGGCTTTTGGCCAGGAAGTAAAACTCTGTACCCAACACAAGGAACATACTAAATCCTTTCAGCTTCCCTATCATGaattgatttcaaattatacataCTCCCACCTCAAACTAAATTGAAATATGAACCACCAATGGTATTATTTGAAGTAACtataaatagaattaccattcaacccagcaatcccactactgggtatatgcccaaaggaatataaatgattcttccataaagacacattcatgcctatgttcatcacagcactattcacaatagccaaggcatggaatcaacctagatgtgcaccaatggtagactggataaagaaaatgtggtatatttgttaataattttgGTAGCAAATATGATTTATtgcaggaaaaaagagaaaatgtggtacatgtacaccatggaatgtgatgcagccataaaaaggaatgagaacatGACCTTTctagcaacatagatggagctggaagttaTTATTCTAAGCAGGAACAGAATCAGAATACTGTATTTCCTcccttataattgggagctaaacaatgagaaaacgTAGATACAAAGAGGAGAACTACAGAC containing:
- the LOC100592203 gene encoding olfactory receptor 4A16 — its product is MRPSNNVTEFVLLGLTQDPDVQKALFVMVLLIHIVTMVGNLLIGVTTIGSPSLGSPIYFFLAYLSLTDAINSTAMSPKLMTDLLCDKITISLSACMGQLFIEHLLGGAEVFLLVVMAYDSYVAISKPLHYLNIGNRQVCILLLVVAMVGGFVHSVVQIVFVYNLPFCGPNVIDHFVCDMYPLLELACTDTYFIGLTVVANGGTICTVIFTFLLISYGITLNSLETYSQEGRRKALSTCISHIIVVVLFFVPCIFMYVRPVSNFPFDKFTTVFYTIITPMLNRLIYTLRNSEMKNAIKKLWRKNVSIVRIRLSPTLNMFVTSSKATNRQ